One Streptomyces umbrinus genomic window, TCTCGGTCCACCGCATCAGGTGCAGCCGCACGGGCGCGTCCTGGTCGCAGGGGCGTGGAGTGTCCGCGGGCAGGGCGTGCCGCAGCGCGTTGGTGACGAGTTCCGAGACCACCAGACAGACGTCGTCGAAGCGGTTGCCAATGTCCCACTGGTCCAGCGTGCGGCGGGTGAACTGCCGCGCGTCGCGCACCGCTTCGTAGCGGGGCGGCAGGGCGCAGGAGGCGGCGTTGGACACGGACGCGGGGTCCAGTGGCGGAAGCCCCTGCCGTAACGGCTCGAGCATGGTCGATCCATTCGTCCCCATGCGAGGCACTCCCGGGGTTCGCGGTCGTTGCGATGCAGCGGTGGCGCGAGACCATCGTTCCGAATGCGTTCGGCAGATGCAAGGGCAGATGCACGTGCACGTGCCCGAATTGGACCTTCCCATACCGCTTCTTGGTCATTTTTTCCGCGACCTTCTTGCCGCTTTTTTGTGTCTGGCTTGTCTTCTCCTTGTCGATTCCTGTGTGTCCCCGCTGAAACCTTGCCGTTTCTGTAATCGAACGAGTACTGCTTGGAGTGTTTTAGTGGCAGACTGCGGCCCTTGAAGACGGGTTGGGGAGGCGGACGAACGTGAGCGCGCAGGAGTCGGGATCGGTGGTACGGCGCATGCTGCTCGGCTCGCACCTGAGGCGGCTGCGGGAGTCGCGCGGCATCACCAGGGAAAAGGCCGGCTACTCGATCCGCGCCTCCGAATCGAAGATCAGCCGTATGGAGTTGGGCCGGGTGAGCTTCAAGACGAGAGACGTCGAGGATCTGCTGACGCTCTACGGGATCGCCGACGAGGCGGAGCGCACCTCCCTGCTCTCCCTCGCCAAGGAGGCCAACGTCGCGGGCTGGTGGCACAGTTACTCGGACGTCCTGCCCAGCTGGTTCCCGACGTACGTCGGTCTGGAGGGCGCCGCGTCCCTGATCCGCTCCTACGAGGTCCAGTTCGTGCACGGCCTGCTGCAGACCGAGGCGTACGCGCACGCGGTCGTGGCGCGGGGCATGAAGGGCGCGAGCGAGGCGGACATCGAGCGGCGCGTGGCACTGCGCCTGGAGCGCCAGAAGTACCTGGTGTCGGAGAGCGCCCCGGACTTCCACGTCGTACTCGACGAGGCCGCGCTGCGACGCCCGTACGGCGACCGGGAGGTGATGCGGGGTCAGCTCCAGCACCTCATCGACATCTCCCAGCGTCCCAACGTGCGGCTGCAGGTCATGCCGTTCAGCTTCGGCGGGCACGCGGGCGAGAGCGGGGCCTTCACGGTGCTCAGCTTCCCCGAGTCCGACCTGTCCGACGTCGTGTACCTGGAGCAGCTCACCAGTGCGCTGTATCTGGACAAGCGCGAGGACGTCACCCAGTACGAGAAGGCGATGAAGGAGCTCCAGCAGGACAGCCCCGGTCCCGACGAGAGCCGTGACTTGCTCAGGGGTCTGCTGCAGCTCTCCTGAATCCGCTCTCCAACTCCCTTGAGACACCAGTACGATGACGTGTGATCAGACCGTGAAGATGATCGATCGGGTGTCTGCTGCGGCAGCAAGGGATTGAGGGATCACATGTCGTCCTACTTCACCGACCTGGCCCAGCAGTACATCGACGGCGAGTGGCGTCCCGGTACCGGCTCCTGGGACATCATCGACTTCAACCCGTACGACGGTGAGAAGCTCGCGTCGATCACGATAGCCACGGTCGACGAGGTGGATCAGGCCTACCGGGCCGCCGCCCGCGCCCAGAAGGAATGGGCCGCGACCAACCCGTACGCGCGTCGTGGCGTGTTCGAGAAGGCCCTGCGGATCATCGAGGAGCGCGAGCAGGAGATCGCCGAGGTGATCATCGCGGAGCTCGGCGGCACGCGTCTGAAGGCCGGCTTCGAACTGCACCTCGTCAAGGAGTTCCTGCGCGAGTCGGTCAACCTGGCGCTGCGGCCCGAGGGCAGGATCATCCCCTCGCCGGTCGACGGCAAGGAGAACCGCCTCTACCTCGTCCCCGTCGGCGTCGTCGGTGTGATCAGCCCCTTCAACTTCCCGTTGCTGCTGTCGCTGAAGTCCGTCGCTCCCGCCCTGGCCCTCGGCAACGGCGTGGTCCTCAAGCCGCACCAGAACACCCCGATCGTGGGCGGTTCCCTGGTCGCGAAGATCTTCGAGGACGCGGGCCTTCCGGCCGGTCTGCTCAACGTCGTGATCACCGACATCGCGGAGATAGGCGACACCTTCATCGAGCACCCCGTCCCGAAGGTCATCTCCTTCACCGGCTCCGACAAGGTCGGCCGCCACGTCGCCACCGTCTGCGCCGCGAACTTCAAGCGCTCCGTCCTCGAACTCGGCGGCAACAGCGCGCTGGTGGTCCTGGACGACGCGGACATCGACTACGCCGTGGACGCCGCGGTCTTCAGCCGGTACGTGCACCAGGGCCAGGTCTGCATGGCCGCGAACCGCGTCCTCGTGGACCGCTCGATCGAGGCCGAGTTCACCGAGAAGTTCGTCGCCAAGGTGAAGACCCTCAAGGTCGGCGACCCGAGCGACCCGCAGACGGTCATCGGCCCGCTCATCAACTCCTCGCAGGCGGACTCCGTTTCGGGCGTCGTGACCCAGGCGATCGCCGAGGGCGCCACCGCCCTCGTGCACGGCACCGCCACCGACAACCTCGTCGAGCCGTCCGTCCTGACCGGCCTGCCCGCCGACTCGGACATCCTCCGCCAGGAGATCTTCGGACCCGTGGCGCTCCTCGTCCCGTTCGACGGCGAGGAGGAGGCCGTGCGGATCGTCAACGACACCCCGTACGGGCTGAGCGGCGCCGTGCACACCGCCGACGTCGAGCGCGGTGTCTCCTTCGCCAAGCAGATCGACACGGGCATGTTCCACGTGAACGACGGCACCGTGCACGACGAGCCGCTGGTCGACTTCGGCGGCGAGAAGTCCTCGGGCGTCGGCCGGCTGAACGGCGAGTCGACGGTCGGCGCCTTCACCACCCAGAAGTGGATCTCGGTACAGCACGGGCGCAGCTTCTTCCCGTTCTGACCTGCCAACTCCCTTACGGGGCGCCCCTGCCGGCTTCGGCGGGGGCGCCCCGTGCCGCGTTTCGGTGTGCACGGCCCGCCTCAGCGGCGGCTGAGCAGGTAGGCGTCCGGCCCGTACGCGGCGGCGATGTCCTGCGCCGGGATGCCGAGCATCGTGGAGAACGCCGTCACCACCGGCAGATGGGCCGCGCCGGGCTCGTCACCGGTGAGGAGGTCCCCGACCGCGTCGCGGAGCGCGGGGCTGAGGCGAAGCTGGTCGACGGCCATCCTGGCCGTCTGCGCGGTGCCCGGCTCCTGACGGCTCAGCAGGCGGTAGAGCGCCATCGCCACCCGCCCGGTGGCCGCTCCCGCTCCCGCGTGCTCCCGGGCGTACGCCTCGGCAGAGCCGTGCGCGGCGAGGCTCAGCGCGTCCTGGATGCCGAGGGTCGTGCCGGCCGCGAGGATCGGGTGGATGTGCCCGACCGCGTCACCGACCAGCGCGAGCCGGCCCTGTCCGTAGTGCACGCGGGGGCGAAATCCGGTCGCGGACCACGTCAGCCGGCCCGCCGCCAGGGCGTCGGCCAGCGGCCGCCGCAGCACCTCCGGCATCAGCGGCACGAAATGACGGTGCAGATACGCGTGCAGCGCGGGCGGTCGCGGATGCGTCGGGGGTACGTCGAGGACCACCCGGATCGCGTCGGGAGCGATGGAATAGATGGCCACACCGTGCCCGGGCACCTCGCTCGCGACCTGGAAGAACTCGTAGACCGGCAGCCCAGGCCCTTCGAGCACGACACCGGCCGAGTGCGACACGACGGTCTGCGGGGTGTGCCCGAACAGCGCGCGGCGGACACCGGAGGAGCGGCCGTCCGCCGCCACCACGAGATCGGCGCGCAGCCGCGTCTCCTGCCCGTCGCGGGTCAGCCGGACCGTGCCGTCCGGTGTGGCCGCCGTGACACGGGCGCAGGTGAGCACCTCCACCCCGGGCCGCTCCACGACACTGTCCCGCAGCGCGTCCACCAGCTCAGCGTGGGGCATGGACACGGCCCGCATGCCCCGCCGGTACGGCACCACGACCGGCTCGTGCCCCTCGTCGGCCAGGTGCATGCTGACGCCCGTACCCCGGACGTGGCCGCCCTCCGGAAGCACCAGGCCCCAGCGCAGCAGCACGTCCGCCGCGGACGGATGCAGCCATTCCACGGCGAACGGCGAGGCGGGCCCCCGCTCCATGCGCTCGACCACCACAACCCGGGCACCGCGGTCGGCCAACGCGTGCGCGGCGGCGCAGCCGACCGGGCCGGCCCCCACGACGATCGCGTCCACGGAATCGCTCATGCCTGGCTCACATCCCGGGCTGGCGCCCTGTGTTGAAGGTGCGTCACTGTTTGTGACCGATCGCCTACGGAACCTAACCCATGTCCGTTCTCCGCCCCGGCGGCGTACCACGATCGGGCGAGAAGGTCGCCGAGCCCGCGCGGCGCGTCGACGGGACCGGTAGGAAGGGGGCACCGTCGGGTGGCGCACCAGGCCGTTCCGAGGGCCGTGCAGGGTCGTTGAGAGAGTGCCGCACCAGGCCGGTCCGTGGGCCGTTCCGGGGCCGACGGCGACCGCTTTTCCGACCTATCGCCAGGCGTGACGTACGACGTGACGGCTGTGAAAGAAGGGCTCCTTGTCCCCCGTTCTCCCTCAGCCCGCCGCCCCCGACCCTGCCTCCGCCCCCGACATCGCCGCCGCCTACGCGTCCTGCCGACGGCTGGTGAGGTCCTCCCGCTCCGTCGAGTACTCCGTCATGCAGCTGATGCCGGCCGCGCTGCGCCCCGCGTGCTGGGCCATGTACGCGGCCGCCGTGACGACCGACGCCCTCGTCGACGACGAGGAGGGCAGCCCGGCCGAGCGCGCCGCGAGACTGCAGGCCTGGGTGGACGCCCTGCGCGCGGAGCTCGCGGAGACGGGGTCCTCAGTTGTAGGACCGTCGGCCGGGGGGCCCTCCCGCGCGGGGCGGTCCCACGGGCCCGGGGGTGATGACCCGGACCGTGGCGATCCGGTCCGCCGCGCACTCGCGGACACCATCCGAACGTGGCAACTCGACGTCGAGACGTTGACGCCCGTCTTCACCGCGCTGCGCGAGGACGCCTCGGGCCGCCGCCCACAGACCTGGCGCGAGTGGAGCCTGCGCACCCAGGCGGAGAACACCCCGTGGGCGATGTGGTGCCTGACTCTCCTGACCCGCGCCGGAGTTCCCACCACGGTCCGCCAGGAACACCTGGAGGCCATGCCCGCCTTCCTCGACGGCCTCTACCTCACCGACACCTTTACCGATCTGGCGTCCGACCTCGGCCGCGGCATCCTGACGCTCCCGGAGGAGGCCCTCGCGGCCCACGGGGTCCCCGAGGCCGACCTCCTCGCCCGCCGCTGGACACCGCCCGTCGAGGCACTGATCGCCGGCCTGACGGAACGGGCCGACGACTGGCTGGAGCAGCCCGCGCTGCAGCGGGGCGTGCACCCGGGGATGGCCGTCCTGCTCCGCACCTCGACCGACCTCTTCCGGGCCCGCGTCCGCACCGCCCGCCGGCTCGGCCCCGCGCTGCTGCACCGCACCGCCGAACTGTCCCCGGCCGTACGGCTGCGGCTGCTCGCCCCCGCCCGCGTCCGTGCCGTACGCGCCTGGCGCCGGGCCGCGCTCGTACAGCCGGCCGAGCCCGTGGTGGTCCTGCCCGAGCCCAGGCGCGAGGCCGACCCGGCGTTCCTCCCGCCGGTCCCGCCCCGCCCCCACCCGAGCGGGGAGTGCGCGCCGGACATCCCCGCGGAGCGGCTTCCCCGGCACGTGGGCGTCATCATGGACGGCAACGGCCGCTGGGCCGCCCAGCAGGGACTGCCGCGCAGCGAGGGCCACCGCGTCGGCTCGGACGCCACCCGCGACGTCGTCCACGGGGCGCTGGAGCTCGGTCTGAGCCATCTGACGCTCTACGCGTTCTCCACCGAGAACTGGCGGCGCGACGCGAGCGAGGTCGCCCGGCTGTTCCGCACCATGCACGACACCCTGCGCGACTCGGACCTGCGCTCCCTGGACGTCCGTCTGCGCTGGGCGGGCAGTCCCGAGGGGCTCCCGGTGGACCTGGTCGACGCGCTCCGGCAGAGCGCGCGCGACAGCCGTCACCGGACCGGGCTGACGCTCACGCTGTGCGTCAACTACGGGGGCCGCGCCGAACTCGTCCAGGCAGCGGCGGGGTTGGCCCGCGCGGCAGCGGCGGGCGAGCTGGACCCGGACCATATCGACGAACGCCTCCTCGCCGCCCATCTGCCGCACCCCCACCTCCCGGAGGTCGACCTGCTGTGGCGCACCGGCGGTGAACACCGGATCTCCAACTTCCTGCCCTGGCACCTCAGTTACAGCGAGCTCCACTTCACCGACACGCTGTGGCCCGAGGTCGACCGCCGGGACCTGTGGCGGGCGGTCGGCACGTACACACAGCGCAGGCGACGGCACGGGGCCGCGCCGGTCGTGGAGGGCACGAGGGTCTGAAGTCCCGGCATTCCGCCCGGAGTCCCGGAGTCCCGGAATTCCGCCCGGAGTCGGCTCTTTTTGAGGACAGAAGCTGTCCGCAAGGGTCCGTAACTTGGTTGATGTCAGCAGGCAAGAGGACCCGATGAGAGGCGGCCACCCATGGTCATGCACGTGCACGCGGAGGCTCACGGCGACGAGCGCGGGGCGCTGCTCGCCTTCCTGGACGAGCAGCGCGGGGGCATCCGCCGCACGTTGCTCGGCCTGACCGACGAGCAGGCCGCGACCCGGCCGAGCGCCAGCGAACTCTCGCTCTCCGGGCTGCTCAAGCACGTCGCCGAGACCGAGCAGGGCTGGCTGTCGCGGGCCCGGCAGGTGGCGCCCGACATCCAGCGCTCCGAGGAGAACTGGGGCGACAGCTTCCGGCTCGTCGGCGACGAGACCGTCGAGTCGATGCTCGCCCACTGGGACAAGATCGCCCGGCAGACCGAGGACTTCATCCGGACCGTGCCCAGCCTGAACGACACCTTCCCGCTGCCCGACGAGCCCTGGTTCCCGGACGACGAGACCGTGTCCATGCGCTGGGTGATGCTCCGCCTGATCGCGGAGATGGCCCGGCACGCCGGCCACGCCGACGTCATCCGCGAGTCCCTGGACGGGAAGACCGCCTTCGAACTGGTCGCGCAGGAGCAGGGAGCCTCCTGGGGGTGAGTCCGGGGGGCGCCGGGGGGTGGCCTGGGGGTGAGGCGCCACCCGGCCCCGGGGAGGCGGGCCATACGCTGGCTCCATGTCAGCGATCCGTCTCCTCGTGCTCGGCGCCGTGCGCCAGCACGGCCGGGCCCACGGCTACCAGGTGCGCAACGACCTGGAGTACTGGGGCGCGCACGAGTGGTCCAACGCCAAGCCGGGCTCGATCTACCACGCGCTCAAGCAGATGGCGAAGCAGGAACTGCTGCTCGCCCACGAGATCGCGCCCTCCACGGCCGGCGGCCCGCCGCGCACCGAGTACGAGATCACGGAGGCGGGCACCGAGGAGTACCTCACGCTGGTGCGCCACTACCTCACCGCGTACGACCAGAAGCCGGACGTGCTCACCGCCGCGCTCGGATTCATGGTCGATCTGGACCGCGAGGAGGTCCTCGAACTGCTCGAGGAGCGAGTGCGCGCCATAGAGGAGTGGCGCAAGGGCGTCACCGAGTACTACACGCCCGAGGAAGGCCCCGAACAGCTGGGCCACATCGGCGAGATCATGAACTTCTGGGTCACCTCCGCGGACACCGGCGCCCAGTGGACCCGTGGCCTGATCGAGCGGATCAGGGGCGGCGCGTACGTCTT contains:
- a CDS encoding aldehyde dehydrogenase family protein; the encoded protein is MSSYFTDLAQQYIDGEWRPGTGSWDIIDFNPYDGEKLASITIATVDEVDQAYRAAARAQKEWAATNPYARRGVFEKALRIIEEREQEIAEVIIAELGGTRLKAGFELHLVKEFLRESVNLALRPEGRIIPSPVDGKENRLYLVPVGVVGVISPFNFPLLLSLKSVAPALALGNGVVLKPHQNTPIVGGSLVAKIFEDAGLPAGLLNVVITDIAEIGDTFIEHPVPKVISFTGSDKVGRHVATVCAANFKRSVLELGGNSALVVLDDADIDYAVDAAVFSRYVHQGQVCMAANRVLVDRSIEAEFTEKFVAKVKTLKVGDPSDPQTVIGPLINSSQADSVSGVVTQAIAEGATALVHGTATDNLVEPSVLTGLPADSDILRQEIFGPVALLVPFDGEEEAVRIVNDTPYGLSGAVHTADVERGVSFAKQIDTGMFHVNDGTVHDEPLVDFGGEKSSGVGRLNGESTVGAFTTQKWISVQHGRSFFPF
- the uppS gene encoding polyprenyl diphosphate synthase, translated to MSPVLPQPAAPDPASAPDIAAAYASCRRLVRSSRSVEYSVMQLMPAALRPACWAMYAAAVTTDALVDDEEGSPAERAARLQAWVDALRAELAETGSSVVGPSAGGPSRAGRSHGPGGDDPDRGDPVRRALADTIRTWQLDVETLTPVFTALREDASGRRPQTWREWSLRTQAENTPWAMWCLTLLTRAGVPTTVRQEHLEAMPAFLDGLYLTDTFTDLASDLGRGILTLPEEALAAHGVPEADLLARRWTPPVEALIAGLTERADDWLEQPALQRGVHPGMAVLLRTSTDLFRARVRTARRLGPALLHRTAELSPAVRLRLLAPARVRAVRAWRRAALVQPAEPVVVLPEPRREADPAFLPPVPPRPHPSGECAPDIPAERLPRHVGVIMDGNGRWAAQQGLPRSEGHRVGSDATRDVVHGALELGLSHLTLYAFSTENWRRDASEVARLFRTMHDTLRDSDLRSLDVRLRWAGSPEGLPVDLVDALRQSARDSRHRTGLTLTLCVNYGGRAELVQAAAGLARAAAAGELDPDHIDERLLAAHLPHPHLPEVDLLWRTGGEHRISNFLPWHLSYSELHFTDTLWPEVDRRDLWRAVGTYTQRRRRHGAAPVVEGTRV
- a CDS encoding DinB family protein, giving the protein MVMHVHAEAHGDERGALLAFLDEQRGGIRRTLLGLTDEQAATRPSASELSLSGLLKHVAETEQGWLSRARQVAPDIQRSEENWGDSFRLVGDETVESMLAHWDKIARQTEDFIRTVPSLNDTFPLPDEPWFPDDETVSMRWVMLRLIAEMARHAGHADVIRESLDGKTAFELVAQEQGASWG
- a CDS encoding ATP-binding protein, giving the protein MLEPLRQGLPPLDPASVSNAASCALPPRYEAVRDARQFTRRTLDQWDIGNRFDDVCLVVSELVTNALRHALPADTPRPCDQDAPVRLHLMRWTERLVCAVRDPSHDSPVAGDSEDFSAESGRGLFLVDSFADGWGWHPLAGTLNGKVVWALFRLGPSA
- a CDS encoding helix-turn-helix domain-containing protein, with amino-acid sequence MLLGSHLRRLRESRGITREKAGYSIRASESKISRMELGRVSFKTRDVEDLLTLYGIADEAERTSLLSLAKEANVAGWWHSYSDVLPSWFPTYVGLEGAASLIRSYEVQFVHGLLQTEAYAHAVVARGMKGASEADIERRVALRLERQKYLVSESAPDFHVVLDEAALRRPYGDREVMRGQLQHLIDISQRPNVRLQVMPFSFGGHAGESGAFTVLSFPESDLSDVVYLEQLTSALYLDKREDVTQYEKAMKELQQDSPGPDESRDLLRGLLQLS
- a CDS encoding PadR family transcriptional regulator; this encodes MSAIRLLVLGAVRQHGRAHGYQVRNDLEYWGAHEWSNAKPGSIYHALKQMAKQELLLAHEIAPSTAGGPPRTEYEITEAGTEEYLTLVRHYLTAYDQKPDVLTAALGFMVDLDREEVLELLEERVRAIEEWRKGVTEYYTPEEGPEQLGHIGEIMNFWVTSADTGAQWTRGLIERIRGGAYVFSGEGDPFVGVLAEDEENPYATGESHPGDAG
- a CDS encoding FAD-dependent oxidoreductase, which codes for MSDSVDAIVVGAGPVGCAAAHALADRGARVVVVERMERGPASPFAVEWLHPSAADVLLRWGLVLPEGGHVRGTGVSMHLADEGHEPVVVPYRRGMRAVSMPHAELVDALRDSVVERPGVEVLTCARVTAATPDGTVRLTRDGQETRLRADLVVAADGRSSGVRRALFGHTPQTVVSHSAGVVLEGPGLPVYEFFQVASEVPGHGVAIYSIAPDAIRVVLDVPPTHPRPPALHAYLHRHFVPLMPEVLRRPLADALAAGRLTWSATGFRPRVHYGQGRLALVGDAVGHIHPILAAGTTLGIQDALSLAAHGSAEAYAREHAGAGAATGRVAMALYRLLSRQEPGTAQTARMAVDQLRLSPALRDAVGDLLTGDEPGAAHLPVVTAFSTMLGIPAQDIAAAYGPDAYLLSRR